The stretch of DNA ATGCTCTTGGTGGGAAACCAGATAAATCAGCTTCGAGAGCAGatcataaatttttttgtttgagacTTCTTTTAGGAGTGCATGTTCAGCTCTCACAGTTACTCCAGCGACATATGCTGAATTAGTGGCTAAATTAAAGGGTTCTTTGAACCTCTCAAATGCTCTAACGATGGCTGCTAGTTCAGCTACTTGTGGTGACCCCTGGATTACCTtgacgtcagattcccactttTGTGTCTTTGGATTTTTCCAAGTCAGGACTGATTTTTTAGATTTTCCCAACTCATTTGTAGAAATGGTTAGAGCATCAAGGGGTTTTCTACTCTGAATTTCTCAAAGGATAAAAGAAAATGCCAGATTAAACAAATGATGTTTTGGGTAATTATTTGATATTTGGCCTGAGTAACTATCTAATGCAAATTGTAAATTCATATTATTTTGAAGCAGGTGATCTAATGAGTCTGTTGTTACAGGTAAGTAGATGCATGCAAAGTCACATCCTGCCAGGGTGCGGAGCCTTGATCTACCCTTCATCATGATTGTTGCCATCAGTTCTTGTGGCTTGGTGATGGTCTTAGGAAGTTGGAGTGGGAGGAACACCCATTCAGTTATGATGAGttgttccttctgctctttgtccCACTGAAAAATGAGGCTGTGAAAGCGTGGCACCTCCCCCAGAATGACACGCTTAAAGAGTAGGGAGGGCTGATAGCTGTGTGCTTGCCTGGTGGAAATGACCTCTTGTGTCTATTTGAGAGACTGCCTTGCCTCTTCTGTCAGGGATCTAGGGGATGCTGGACTGCCTTCCCCTGACAGTAGGTTCACAATAGGAGCTATATCCTCTGTGGTGAGTCCTAGCCAGTGTTTTATATAAGTCAGTGTCCCACAGAGCTGTTGCAATTTTACTAATGTTTTTGGGTTATTATTAATGGTGATGAGTGTTGGGGTGATAGACATCTCTGTGATTTTGAGTCCGAGGTATTCCCAAGGGCTTGtcctctgcattttttctggTTGTAATTCAAAGCCCTTGACCTCTAGGGCCTCAATCACCATATTAAGTGTCTGTTCGAGATACTGATTATTGGGAGCACATACCAGCACATCATCCATGTAATGTAAGATGatggctttctctgctttggcacAGATGGGAGATAGAATTTTAGCAATATACTCTTGACAGAGAGTTGGGGAATTTTTCATACCTTGGGGAAGCACGAGCCAATGGTAACTTTTCATGGGGGCCTCACGATTAATAGAGGGCATGGAAAATGCGAATTGAGGGGTGTCTGCAGGGTGGGGTAGAATATGAAAGAAGCAATCTTTAATATCAAGAACAGCCAAATGCCAATGTTGTGGGAACATTGAAGGTGATGGCATACCTGGTTGAAGGGGTCCCATGTCTTCAATAACTTTATTGATTTCTCTGAGATCTTGGAGAAGGCGCCACCTGTTCTCTCCTGGTTTTTGTATTACAAACACGAGCGTGTTCCAGGGGCTATTGGTTGGTGTGATGTTCCCTTTAGCCAATTGTTCATCTGCTAATGTTTTGAGTGCCTCTAAGTTTTCTTCTTCTAGCGACCACTGGTTAACCCACACGGgttcatctgttttccaagtTAATTTTTGTGGATGGCACTTAGCTCCAGTGGCCCAAGGGAAAATTTTGATGTTTAGGTGTGATATCAATTTTTGTTCCCCACTGAGAcatggcatcccttccccacagggTGAATTTGGTGTCCAGGACATACAGAAAAAGTGTCACTATTTGTCCTTCTGGACCTTCAATTTGAATGAAGGTTTGGATTTTGGATTGCTTCACAATTTGGGTACCTGAAATCCCTTGCATGATACCCTGAGATTGCAATTCCCATTGTGCAGGCCACTTACCAAATGGAACGACAGACACATCAGCACCTGTGTCTATCATTCCCATGATACTGATTTTATGTGATCCGTGATGGAGCTTACATTCCACTAAAGGTTTATCATTTCCCAGAACTTCACTCCAACAGATGGCTCGGATATGACCATCTGTGGGCAGGTATTTGGGCAGTGGAATGGTTTTTGCAATGACTTGACCCTTTGACATAAAGTATGGTGGACATATACATTGTACCATTAGGTTAGAACCCCCATTCTGATCCACTTTCATGAGTGTGGGTGTAACCTCTATCCCAGCAGGTGTTTCCCGAGTGACCCCAATAACAAAAACGTATGTAAAGTCTGGTATGTGGTCCACATTTTGGAATGTGATTGGTATCACAgtctgtttgttgttgttgaaatgGTGTGTTTCATCACAGGTTACGTTAAACCTAAGTCCAGGAATCCATGTTGCTTTGTCTGCAGCTCTATTTTTGTCTGAATGCAGAACTGTGATGCGTTGGGTCGTTAGTTTCCCTGCTGTTGACCTGGGAAACAGTCTTCGAAGAGTTTTTATCAGCAGTTATAATTGCTCTGCAATTCCAAGCCACATGTCCCTTTTTCTGACAACGATAGCATATAAGGTTACCTCGAGATTGAGTTTCCCCTGTACCTATAGCATTCTCCACAACCTCCCCAACCATCCccactttttttcaaaaaaggaaCAGTTGTGTTCAGCTGCACCTTCTTTGTACAAACTTCGAGGATGGTTTCAACAGTTGGGGGTGAACACAAGGGAAGAGTCAGGATCACTTGCTTGCAAGCATCATTGGTATTTGCTTGGAGCAGTTCGAGTAGGAATGCTTGTTGGAGGTCAGGATTAGGGACCTGGGAAAAGATTGCTTCACGCAAACAGTTATAAAACTGTATAATATTTTCAGTGGCAATTGTTTGATGTTGGTATAATGAGATTCAGGAGTCTGAGATGGTAGTAATGTTAAGGccttttcagcagcactttttatttcaataagaACTGGACAAGGAATAAGCATTGCTTGTTTTTGAGGATTTCCCATATTATTGTCACCAGATAAAAGGTCTAATGTCATATAATTGTTGTCAAAAGTATCTGGAGTTTGCCACAGAATTTGcaataaatcagataaaattaatttccattgtTGTTTCCACAACACAAATCACCAGGTGAGAGAAGAGTTTGCATTATTGTAATCAGATCATGAGGTACCAGCAAATGTGTTGAAAAAGTAGCACTTAAAAggctcttaaaataattactatgCATCCCAAACTCCTTAATTGCCTTGCATAAGTCTTTGATATTAGAATATGAGAAAGAGGTCCAGCCAGGGTTCGCTCCTGTGCTGCTACAGGGAATGGTAACAACTGGAGATACTTCCTGGTAGCCATGGGTTCCCAGCTGTAAAGGGGTAGTCACATGACTGTGGGAACCTGGAGCAGGACAATGGGAAGCAGGAGCggggagtggaggggcaggggcgGAGAGTGGAGGGGcggaggcagcaggaggaggggaggggttGGGGGCGGGGTTGTGGGAGGCTGGGTGGTACTTGCATCATGGGTGGGAATAGAGGGAGGGGTGAAACACAACCTTGTGGGGCGGGGTTGGGGGCGGGGGTAGGTTCCGATGCAGGAGTGGGAGGGGATGGGACAAGAAGGGATttgtgggatgggggagaaaggGATTGTGGGAGGTGTAGTTCAGAGATGAGGACACGTGATCCGCCATTATTGGAGACAAATAAACCCGGGGAAAAGGGCTTGgggggagggtttttttcccgGGCTGCGAGCACATGGCAGTTGTTGTCCCTGGGAACAAAGAAATCAGGGGAGAAGGGGTTTTTTCATGCGCTTACAACATGTGGACTCGAAACTGGGGCAAAGGAGTAGAGAAAAGGGGTTGGAAAGGTCCTGGGATGGGCTCCAGATTCCCGTCCAAGGCAGGGTGCTGAGAAGACACGGGTGAGCCAGGAGGTTGGTAGCTCTCCTGTGCTAAAAAGCAGGTTGCTGTAGCCATGTTTTCCAGTGTAGGGGATCAGGGACACAGGGGTTGGAAGAGGCTATAAGGGAATTAACAGGGAGGTTTTGCAGTGGCTTTTCCCatactgcatttttctctggCAAAGTGTAActtaggagaggaaaaaattttgaaactgtttcatTTCCCGATCCTTTGAGAGAGGAGAGTTTTCTCCTGACACTATCCCAAAATTCAGGAGATCTCATGTCCTCAGAGGTTAGATTaggaaagtactgaaaaagCTAGCGTACAAAAGGTTGAACTAGATTTTTAGGGTATTTATGCCCAGTACAAGAAGGGTACCTTTGAACTTGGTAATATATTTCTCTGGGGTGTGCAGAAACTTCAGATCCCATTATGAAAGCAACACCACAAACCTCAGCCCCAAATCGcgaaaaaggaggaaaaaaaagagaaaagatttgcACCGAAACCAGCTTAAGACACGAGCCCCCAAACCAACAGGGAAATACTCACCAGAATTCTGGATTCACCACAGAAAAGCAggtctggagaaaagaaatcagcGAAGTGGGTCTCCCACTGTTTCAGCCATCCCCTTGCCACGTGGTGTGGGGAAGGGTAGGCTGAAGCTTTGAGCTCGCTGCTACAAAGAAAGTAACAGCCAGGCTGCAAAGTACTGGCACACCACACACGTGGCTTACTGGGACACCCCAAAAGTCTCTCCAGAACCGAGGTTCAGAGATAGCATGTTGGGCGCCAAATGTAGATATACTCAGAGCACACTTAGCCAGCTAGGCTCATAGTTCAGTGCTTTAGAAAGCCCCGAGCTGCCTAGATCTAGCACTGGGCGATCTAGCACTTCAGAAGCTCCAAAAAGCAGCAAGTGATAGCTGCAAAGCTAATAAgaagagcagaagcagagaggTAGAAATACAGCTCCAGCCTTGCTTCAAccctgtttgttttatttctcccGTCCGGGTAGAGAGACAGGAGCAGCTGTTTGCAGGAGGGTAGCCAGAGCAAGAGGGGGCGGACCCCACTCAGCTTGTCTATTAtttgggggaagggaaaggggggaCCAAGGAGTGGACCCAGGATAACCGGCCAATCGGACTCTGTTTCAGTGGGGTCCGAGTTACTTTCAGTTTTACCCACACTTAGAACAAAGGAGGtctcagagcacatggcaggggCAGGTCTGGACCTGCCCCGGCAGGTCCCAGGGGGGATGGAGGGCAGCCCCTTTGGGCAGGCAGCAACACCCAAATGCCCCAGCCCCACTCACTGCATCAGGACAATGCGTTTGCTCTGATCATGAAACTGGGTGCTGTGCATTTCCTGGACACCAGTCACCTGTCTGCAAATCCTCTCCAGCAACAATCTCATATATGCAATCCTTCCTTTTTACATCTCAAGACCAAGAACAaactctgctcccagctgcctttCCGGTgttggggtgattttatgataataaTGTATTCCCCtatgtcataggttagcaagctgAGTCTCGGAAGTGATATTcttcttacagcttcctctatgacctgacagaacctatcagctggccagtttgaatatggacaattctttaagccacttaaaattgtgaccgcctctgtgatacacacttaagaatagacaaactcgcccccaagctctctctcgtttccagtgctgggacaagtggctgcggggcccaagcaggggccagtgggcccggcccaggccctgctcgggccaggccatggctccaggatgacccccccagcagggctgtggcagccagagcggctcggttcccacccccccccctccaatgcggccaagatttcagcaaaagcagcaccgctgtccggcagaattcaggtgaccaacagcaataagccacattccagctgcaaggccgaggtgagattcacccttttattgctgtgaagagctgaaaacctgagggaagagagaggggagatgcttaaagctgaaattctgttgtaaagctatgatgtatcagagtatcCCTGCCTCTGCGTCCCCTTGGAGTGGATCCCACTCAGCCCGGTCAGCTCCGGACGCAGTCGGCTGCGGGGGCCAGCCTCCGGACTCCGggagaccagaggtctggctcgtgggtccttccacaggaccgcCGCGATGGAGGCAAGCggtggagggaggaggcagactCAGATCTGGGTTAAATCTGGAAGTTTATTGAGCCCTCGGAGACAAGGTCCCACCTCCCAGGAATACCCAGCTCTGAGCGAGCTCAGAAGGCACTTGCGGGAGGTTTTATGGGGGGTGGTAACAAGGGAGGGATCAAAGGAATAACCAATCAGAGGAGGGAAGGGTGTGGTGAACAGAATGAAAGGCGCATCAGGGGACCAACcgtgggaaaggaagggagggatcaTTTTCTCCTAGCCAATCACACGACAcccctgccagaactttctagaagccTGGGCGGGGTGCCAGCACGATTGGCAAGGGCCAGGGAGGaggcaaaggaaggaaataggGTAATTGACAGCGAACTGGGAGGATATAAACTGGGTGGATATAAAATACTAAACTCGAGGGGAGACCCGGACTGAACCAAAGCATAACACACTCCCacatttcccccttttttgttttttatgaTGATTGAAATTCAGGTTGGGGACAATACTCAGAGTCTGGATATAAGTCCCCAAACCACTGCGACTCTGGGGCCATGGGCTCGTGCTCTGATTCCGGGAGAGCTTCGGCCTGGCCAATGTCCACGGGGGAGGGGGAGCTTGTAATCAACTTAAACAACAGTCTTCTGAGGAGTCCGAACATAACCAGGGTAACCAAAAAGAcgaaaaacaaaagcagtccGGTCCGGAGAATAGACACTGTCCATCCTGATAGTCCCCACCCGTTGAGGATGCTGCTGAGCCAATCACCCGTCTCGCGTTGGATCTGCGACACCATGGCCTGCATCTTGTCGAGAGTCTTGTGGATGTTCTCCGCTCTTGATGACAGGTTtaggcagcacagcccttcgAACTCCTCATACCGGTGGTCATGGAGGAGGAGTAGGAAGTCGATAGCGGCCCTGTTTTGTAAGGTGGCTTGTCTGGTTATTTGCTCGTCTTTTAGGAGGTCGCTCAGGGCACTTGAAGTAAGATTTGCTTGTTTGACGACCCAACATTCCATATGCCCTAATTCCCCTAAGGCTTTGGCTGCAGCCACCCACGGCAATAACGTGGAGATTGCAACCCCTTTTGGTCTGGCCCAATGAACAACTTCCGAGTCACAATTTTGGTCCAGATTTGAAAGTTCACGTTTTTGAATTGCCAATTCGGAAGtcctatttcttttcctttcccaatcATGCACTAGAGTTTGGTTGGGCATCAACAGCGTCAAGCGGCCAATGGTACAAGGGCCTCCTAACAGGCGAGAAGGGATGCCTGCCCACGCCCTGTCACCGCAAATAAGGAATAGTCCTTGGGGTAACCCTTTCGGATGTGACCTATGGGGATTGTCGGTGGTCACCCCGCTGACGGCCAGGCACCATTTGTCTGCCCCATAGTCACGACGGTTCGGGgctatgtttttaaaagcctccCGATCCGGGGACAACCCGAATTGAAATTGGACACAGTAGTGAGCCGGGTAGGATCCCAAGAGATCTAGCTCTTGGGGCTCACTACTGGTCCTCGAGAGCTGGGGCAGCCATTTTTCCAGGGGGTTATCGGTGTTGCGTTTCCCCCTGCGGTGCCAGCTGAAAGGGGGCCGTCTCCGATAGGGTACCCGGGGACGGTGCAGGTTGACAGGTGGCTTGGCGACAGTAGCTTTACTTGCGGGCGTCGTCAAAGCCTGCGCGGCTTTGAGCTTTTCAAGGAGAGATGTAAACTCCTCTCGCCCAAGAGGGATCCCTACCAGACATGTAGCCATCGGGTTTTGGGCCGCGGCTGCGGACAAACATATGTGGTCCTGGCCCATGGTCCGTGCCAGGACCGACCATACgtttgctgccagctggggaaCGAGCCACAGCGATACAggccagggaagcagctgcaagATGATGACCAGCTGCAGACTTCTGGCGATGGCTCAGGCGGATGGTGCAGGATCCATCTCCGCTGTCTCCAACTAAAACAAACTCAAAGAGAACAATATTAAAACAAGGACCTATCTGGGGTAAAGTTGGGGTCCAGAGGGCATGGGGTCAGCCTACCCCGGTCTTAGGGGTTGCTTGACTTCCTTTTCCGGCGGGACGGGAGACACACGGTTTCACCCACCTCGATGGGATCCACCTAGGGCCCTCGGGGGTGGATACACAAGCATATCCCTTCCCCCTTGTGATTAACTTATGGGGGCCCTGTATCTCCCGAGTCTCCGGGTCTTTGATCCACACCAGAGGCTTCTCCTTCATTTGCAGCTGCCGAGACCCTCCAAAGTGCCGCACAATCGGCGGATTCAGGTTCTCAAAGGCACAGTTAAGAAAATTTAACGTAAATAGCACCCTTGAGAGCCTGACAACTGGGGAGTCTAGTTTTTCTGGGGACCTTTGCCGTTGTAACATTCTTTTGATGTTCTGATGAGCCCTTTCTATGATGGCTTGGCCTGTTGGGGAATAGGGGATGCCCGTTTTATGTTCTATTCCCCATTGCTGCAAGAAGCCCCTGAACTCCTTAGAAGAATACGCAGGGCCATTGTCCGTTTTTATGACTTTGGGGATGCCCAGGGTAGCGAATGCCTGCACCAAGTGCCTTCTGACATCACTAGCCCTTTCCCCTGTGTGGGTAGAAGCAAAGACGGCACCGGAGAAGGTGTCCACTGACACATGTACGTACTTCATCCTACCATCCTACCATCCTACCATCGAATGAAGCCACACCTCGCAGCTGCTAAGTCCACGGGGATTAACGCCGGTGCCAATGGCGGGAAGAGCTAACTGATGGCATTCTGGACACGCAGCCATGATCGCCCTGGCCTGGTCATGCTTCAGGTTGAACTGCCGGACCAGGGCAGGGGCGTTTTGATCAAACTGCCGATGGCTGATTTTGGCCTGCTCGAAGACATCTGGAATTGGGGCCATCACGGCTGGCGCAGCGAGGGCAtctgccctcctgctgccctccgCGATGAACCCGGGCAGGTCCATGTGTGACCTGACGTGCATCACGTAATAGGGTTGCTCTCGGTGGGAGACTAGATTGACCAATTTCGAGAGCAGCTCATATAAAGCTGTGTTGGAGACCTCTTGCAAGATGGCATACTCGGCCCTGGAGACTACTCCTGCAACATATGCGGAGTCAGTTACTAAATTTAGGGGTTCGGGAAACCTTTCAAAAGCCCTGACGACTGCATCTAACTCAGCGACTTGAGGTGATCCTTCCACCTCTTTAATATCCGCCTCCCACCGctgagtttgggggtttttccaaGTCATGACAGACTTGTGAGAAGCCCCAGACACGTCAGTAAAGACGGTTAAGGCCTTTAAAGGTTCCTTGCTCCGAACACTCTTTGTACTTAACTCAAATTGAATTTCCgaattaaaaattttgtggGCTGGCCTATGTAAAGAAATTTGGCCTGTGTAACCCTCCAGAGCAAATTGCAAGGCTTCACAATCCTGAAGCAGGCTCTCCAACATTGCTTTAGTAATTTGGCCCGTCCGCATCCTAATTGGTACGTGGATGCAGTCAAAGTCACATCCCGATAATTCCCTGATCCGGACTCCAGCTTTCCGGATCAGTTCAGCCATCAGCTCCTGTGGCCGCGTCATCCTCTTGGACCTGTTATGACTGAGGAAGACCCACTCTATTATCAGGAGGGGGTCCCCCCGGTCCTGGCCCTTCTTGCTCTTCCTGTTGTCTTCCCATTGGAAGACAACCCCATGTAGGTGCGGCAGATTGCCCAGGATGATGAACCTGAACGGCAAGTCAGGCCTGTACCTGCTTGCCTGCCTGGTGGACATCAGGTGTTGCACCTTCTCCAAGGCTGTCCGTGCCTCTGGGGTAAGCGTCCGGGGAGAACTAAGCTCCTCTCCCCCTTTCAACAAATCGAAAAGGGGGGCTAGGTCTTCATTAGACAGACCCAGCCACGGCCTTACCCAGTTTAAGGACCCACACAGCTTGTGGACATCCGCCAATGTCTTGATGTTCGTTTGAATAGCCAATTTTTGCGGCACAATGGTCCGCTTTGTAATTTCAAGGCCCAGGTATTTCCAAGGTGGCATCCTTTGAATTTTATCTTGTTGAAGCTCGAACCCTGCAGCAACCAATACTCCGATTGTCAGGTCAAGCACTGTCGCAAGCACGTCATCATCGGGGGCACACACGAGGACATCATCCATATAATGAAGGATGATGGCCTCTTTTGCGGCTGCGCGTACTGGGGCAAGCAAGGAAGAGACATACCACTGGCAGATTGTCGGGCTGTTCTTCATCCCCTGTGGCAACACCTTCCAATGATATCTCTTTCTTGGGGCTCCTCGGTTGATGACCGGAACCAAGTAGGCAAAACGTGGGGCATCGTCAGGGTGTAGAGGAATTTGGAAGAAGCAATCTTTAATATCAATTACGGCCAAATTCC from Corvus cornix cornix isolate S_Up_H32 chromosome 3, ASM73873v5, whole genome shotgun sequence encodes:
- the LOC104691538 gene encoding uncharacterized protein LOC104691538, yielding MGQDHICLSAAAAQNPMATCLVGIPLGREEFTSLLEKLKAAQALTTPASKATVAKPPVNLHRPRVPYRRRPPFSWHRRGKRNTDNPLEKWLPQLSRTSSEPQELDLLGSYPAHYCVQFQFGLSPDREAFKNIAPNRRDYGADKWCLAVSGVTTDNPHRSHPKGLPQGLFLICGDRAWAGIPSRLLGGPCTIGRLTLLMPNQTLVHDWERKRNRTSELAIQKRELSNLDQNCDSEVVHWARPKGVAISTLLPWVAAAKALGELGHMECWVVKQANLTSSALSDLLKDEQITRQATLQNRAAIDFLLLLHDHRYEEFEGLCCLNLSSRAENIHKTLDKMQAMVSQIQRETGDWLSSILNGWGLSGWTVSILRTGLLLFFVFLVTLVMFGLLRRLLFKLITSSPSPVDIGQAEALPESEHEPMAPESQWFGDLYPDSEYCPQPEFQSS